AACACGTGCACTGACAGTATCCTGAGCTTTTTGTGGATCTAATGAAGGAACTTCAGCACCTATTCCTACATTAAGAACTTGTTTAGAAGAAAGTTTAACACCAGCAGGTACTTCTGCAGCAAAGGCATTGGGAACAAATGATGTCCATGCAAATAATGAGGAAAAAAGAATGGCAGAAAAATTTGGTGTTTTTTTCAAAAGCATAGGATCTCCAGCAAGGAAAAAGTAGAGATGAAAATATTTTTTATCTATTGACTATTTAGCCGAATTTTATTCTTGTGTCAATTAAAAATATAAAATAAGTTTGAAATTCCTTGTTATCTCTAATATTAAATCATTTTTAATTTGTTCTTAATTAAGATAAATAGTTTAATTTATTTCTTTTCATTTTAATGAGATAAAGTTTACTTTCCTTCTTCTCTTGGTATTTCTATAATTTAAATGTAAATCTAAAATTTAATTGCTGAAAAGCTTTTCCTAAATAATACTCGACATGATCTTTGTAAAAAAAACTAAAATTTAAAAAAAAATTTAAATATTATAAAATTAATTTAAATTTAATGAATTATTAATTATGATGTAAAAATTTTTCTATGTTGAAAAATATCTTGCTTGAGGATGCCAACTTACTAATGCGCTAGTAGTTAGCTCAGGATGCATTTGAAAAGCTTCTGAAATAAATACACCTATTCTACTTGAGTCTAAAAGATTTAGTAAAGTTGCATTTCCTTCCATACTTGGGCAAGCAGGATAACCAAATGAATAACGTGATCCTTGATATCCTTGGCTAAAAAGTTGGCGCATATTTGTTGCATCTTTACTTACTATTCCCAATTCAGTTCTTATTCTTTTATGCAATAATTCAGCGAAAGCCTCGGTCAATTCTGTTCCAATTCCATGCATATAGTAGTAATCTGTTACGTTACCAGAATCATATAATTTTTTTGTTTGATTAGAAAACTCTTCACCTAAAGTAACAATTTGGATTCCTAAAGTATCAAATTCACCACTTCTTATGTTTCTAAACAAGTCTGATATACATAAAAGTTTCCCTGAGCTTTGGCGAGGAAATTCAAATTCAGCAATAATTTTATTTTTGTCAGAAGGATTAAATTTATTTTTATCATTAGGTTCATAAACAAATAATTTATTTTGATAAGAACATACTGGAAAATATCCGTAAATAGCTTTAGGTTGAAAAACTTTTTCAACAATTACTTTAGTCTTCCATTTATGAAATAAAGGATATGCTTTTTCTTGAAGGAGTTGATTGAAATCTAAATCACTTTTGGTACCTTGTGTAAATCCCCAGCGGCTACGAATTAATGCAAATTCATCAATAAAATTAAATAAATTTTTAATACTTTCTTCTATTACTTTTGTTCCCCAAAAAGGGGGATTTGGTATTTTTTCATTTTTTCTAATCCAAGGGCTTTGACCATTTTCATCTAGTTGAATAGAAGGAGATCCTTTTCTTATTATTTTAATTTTCTGTTCTTGTGGCTCTGAAGGAGTGGAATTATCCTGCGCTCGAGCATATTTTCTTATTGCATTTGCCTGTTCTAAAGTAAGTTCACCAGAAATTTCAGACAATTTTTCCATTATTTTTAAGCTTTCAAAAGCATCAAAAGCATAAAATACTTGCCCTTTATAAACAGCTTGGCAGTCTTTTTCGACGAATTCTCTTGTTAATGCCGCACCTCCAAGGATTACTGGTATAGTGTAGCCATGCATTGACATGTATTCAAGATTTTCTTTCATAATTGCGGTTGATTTAACTAATAATCCACTCATACCAATTGCATTTGCCCCAGAATTTTTATATTTTTCAAGAATAGATTCAATTGGTTGTTTTATTCCTAAATTTAGAATTTCAAACCCATTATTCGACAGAATAACATCCACCAAATTTTTACCAATATCATGGACATCTCCTTTCACTGTTGCGATGATCATTTTGCCTTTACTATAGCCTGTTTTTTTCTCCATATATGGCTCAATTACACTCACAGCAGCTTTCATCGCCTCAGCACTTTCTAAGACGAAAGGTAATTGCATTTCTCCTGCACCAAAACGTTCTCCAACTATTTTCATTCCGGAAAGTAAAATTTCATTAATTATTGTGAGGGGAGGATAAGATTTTAAAGCTTCTTTACAGTCTTCAACAATAAGCTGTTTTTCTCCATCTATAATATCTAGTTTTAATTTTTCTTCGATAGAAAGAGTGTTTCGTTTTATATTTTCAGAGGATGAATCTTTTTTCAAGTCAGAAAATTTTTGCAATATTACTTTTAATGGATCATAATTTTCTTTTCTGCGATCAAAAAGAAGATCTTCAAAAATATTTCTAACATCAGGCTCAATTTTTGCAACAGGAATAATTTTTGAAGCGTTTAATATAGCTAAATCTAGTCCATTTTTTACAGCATGATAAAGCATTAATGAATTTAAAATTTGTCTTGTGTAAGGAGTTAAGCCAAAACTTACATTTGATAGACCAAGAATAGTTTTTACACCCGGTAAACTTTCCTTAATTAATTTAATTCCATCCAGTGTAGCAATTGCAGATTTTCTGAACTCTTCATCACCACTACCAAGGGTAAAAGTCAAAGGATCAAATATAAGATCCCCAGGGTGAATGTGAAATTCATCAACAACTAAATTATAAATTCTTTTAGCTATTGCAAGCTTTTTTTCTGTGGTTTTTGCCATTCCTTCTTCATCTATTGTAAGAGCTACAACAGCAGCACCATATTCTTTGCAATATTTTAAAATTTCTCTTGCTTTTTCTTCGCCGTCTTCAAAATTAATGGAATTGATTATACATTTTCCAGGAGCAATTTGTAAGGCTTTTTCAATTACGGGCAATTCTGTTGAATCAATCATTATCGGAATATTTACTTGTGTTACAATTTTCTTAAGTAAATTTTCCATATCTTCTGTTTCGTTACGTGAAACATAAGCCACGCAAACATCTAAGATATGTGCGCCCTCTTTTAATTGACTTTTTGCAATTTGCACAAGGCCATCATAATCATTTATTGCCAATAGTTCTTTAAATTTTTTAGAACCATTTGCATTCGTTCTTTCGCCAACATACAAAGGTTTTGGTTCTAAATTTAATGGAACACTATTATATAAACTACTTACACTCTTTTCATATTTTCCTTTTCTAAAACCAGGATTAAGACTGCTTGCAAGATTTGCAAGTTCTTTAATGTGTTCTGGAGTTGTACCGCAACAACCACCAATAATATTTAAGGAAAAATCTTTAGCCATTAAGTTTACTTTATTAGCAAAATCTTTCGGTCCAAGGGGATAAACAGTTTTTCCTCCCACATTTTGTGGAAGACCAGCATTAGGAAGAACACTTAATGCAAAAGGCGAGGCTTCTGCTAAATAAGCAATATGCTGACGCATTTCATCGGGTCCTGTTGCACAATTCATTCCTAAAACGTCGATTTCAAGTGTTTCGATTGATGTTAATGCAGTTTGAATATCACTGCCAACAAGCATGGTGCCAGAAGTTTCTATTGTAACTTGAGACCATATAGGAATTTTTTTGTTTAGTTCTTTCATAGCAGATTTTGCTGCTCTAATAGCAACTTTAACCTGATTAATATCTTGTGAAGTTTCAATTAATATTGCATCTACTCCACCTTTAATTAAGCCTAGCATTTGTTTTTTGTAACTTTGAAATAAGGTTTGATAATCAATTTGCAAAAGAGAAATCAGTTTTGTTCCTGGTCCTACACTGCCAATAACGTATTTATTATCATGAAAGCTAGTTGCAACTTCTCTAGCTAATTTTGCTGCAATAATATTTAATTCTTCAGTTCTATGTGATAAATTAAATTCACTTAACACAATTTCATTACAGCCAAATGTGTTAGTTTCGACTGCATCAGATCCATTTATAAAGTAATTATGATGGATTTCTTGAATCCATTTTGTTCTTCTTTCGTTTAATAATTCTACACAACCATCATATTCTAACCCACCATAATCTTCAATAGTTGGGTTAAAATTAAAAATTTGTGTACCCATAGCTCCATCAAGTACTAATACTTTTTCTTTAATTAAATCAGAAATTTTTTTTTTCATTTCATAAACCTATATAATTGATTGAGCAATTACCATTTATTTTTATCTGACAACCTAAGCGTTCATCTTTATTTGCAGAAATAGATTCAAGGAAATCTTTTTCTTCTCTTTCCATCGTTGAGATATTTTCTATTCCTTCTTCAATTTTTATTCGACAAGTTCCACAAGTACCTGTTCTGCATCCAAAAGTAACATCGGCACCACAAGAATCAACAATTTCTTGAAAAGTAGTTCCAATAGGGGCTTCTACTTCCATATCTTCCAATACAAAATAAATGATTGGTTTTGTCATGCTATTTCCTATTTTATGATAAATAATTTAAAGTAAACGAAGTGCAAATTCTACATTTCCTAAAGGAGCACTTATTTGTAAACCTTGTACAGATGATTTAATTTCATCAATAAGCTCCTTAGCAATTGCTATTCCTTCATCCATTTGTTCTTCTGAAGTTTTACATCTCCGCATGCGATCTAAAATTGCATTTGGGACATACACTCCAGGAACTTCATTAGCCATAAATTCGGCATTACGTAGACTTTTTAATGGCCATATTCCTGCTATAATTGGTATTTTAAATTTTGAAGAAAATTCTAAAAATTTGAATAAAGAAACAGAATCAAAAACAGGTTGAGTAATTGCCCATTCAGCACCAGCTTCTACTTTATATTTAAATCGTGATTTTTCTTTCTCCAAGTCCGAGGCTACAGGATTCGCTCCTACTCCGACACTCATGCAAGTCGGTCTGCCAATACTGGAACCACCTAGGTCAAGTCCAGAATTTAATCTTGTTACCATATTTACTAATCCAATAGCATCGATGTCAAAAACAGCTGTAGCATTTGGATAAGGTCCCATTTTGGGAGGATCGCCAGTGATGCATAAAATATTTTTTATACCTAACCCTGCAGCACCTAAAAGATCGCTTTGAATGCCTAGAAGATTTCTATCTCTGCAGGCATAATGTAATACAGTTTCAATACCAATTTCTCGCTCAATAATACACGCAGTTGCTAATGAACTCATTCTAGCAGATGCTCTCGGACCATCTGGTATATTTATGGCATCTATTTTATTTTCTTTACAAATTTTTGCACGTTCAAGAATTTTTTCAATTTCTAATCCCTTTGGAGGAAGTAATTCAACACTGGTAACAAATTTTCCATCAATTATTTTTTGTGCCCAATTACTTTGTAAAACTCTTGGTACATTTGTGATGTGAACATGAATTTTATTTTCTTCTTTTGTTTCAACATTTTTTATTTGCTCGGTTAAATCAAACGCCTTTGCTTGACGAATGGCTCCAGACATTATTTTAGTGTGTGCTGGAGAAGTTCCACTACTACCACCAAGAAGTCTCGCTCCTCTGAGTAAAGCTTGGCGAGCAAATTCTCCCATATATTCAGGGCTTGCCATATAAATGAGGCGTCCATCAACCATCCGTGGTTGGCCTGCGTTTGGATAAAGTATAATTGGTTTTTGTGTTGATTGTTTGAGTTTTTTTAATATTTCTAACATGGGAGCAGGACCATTTCCGCCATCTATGCCAACGACATCTGCACCCCATTCATCCAGTTTTTGTGTAAACCAAGCTGGTTCTGTACCAAATAAACTATTACCATCTTCATTTACACTCATCATAGCAATGATTGGATAATCACCTAATTCTTTAATTGCTAAAATAGCTTGATGAATTTCGGATAAATCTGGAAATCCTTCAAGAATAAATAAATCAACAGCACCATTTATCAATGCATTTGCTTGCTCTTTAAAAGTATTTTTTGCTTCATCTAAAGAAGTTGGTCCCCATGGCTCGATTCTGACTCCTAGAGGTCCTATGCTTCCAGCAACCCAGCAGTTTGTTGATGCTGCTTTGCGGGCTATTTCTGCCCCTTTAAAGTTTATTTCCTCAGCTTTTTTTTCTAGACCAAAGGATTTTAATTTATAATAATTAGCTCCCCATGTATTTGTACTAATAATTTGAGCGCCCGCATTAATAAATTCTGAATGAATTTGAAAAACGAGTTCTGGTTGTGAGAGATTTACTTCTTCAAAGGATTTATTTATAAATATTCCTTTTTCATAGAGAAGAGTTCCAGTGGAACCTCCCAATAAAATACACTCTCCTTTTTTTAAACAGGAACGAAAAGAACGCAAACATTTTTGCTTAGAATTAGCAGAAAAAGAATTAGGCATATTTTGACCCACTCCAGAAAATTTTGTCTCACAGTGGAAACCACACAACACAGCCAAATGGCGAGAGAACAAAAGAGTTTAGGTAAACAAAAATGAAAATTTTTGTGCAATGTAGAACATTGTGATAAAAATTATGACATGAAATTTTTCTAGGAGCAAGTATAGTTATACTTCTTTAAGTGGAATGTAGGTGTAACCAACACCTCTTACAGAATGAATGAATTCTGGTTTAGCAGGATTTTTTTCAATATATTTTCTTAATTTTCCTACAAATACATCGACAGTTCTTGTTTCTATTATTGCATCGTACTGCCAAACTTTATGTAGTAAATCATTTCTTGTTAGAATCTTATTTGCATTTTCTAAAAATACTTGCACCAATAAACCCTCAGTTGGGGAAATTCTATGAACTATTCCATCATTTCTAGTAATAGTAAGGCGTTCCATATCAAAAATTGTATTACCAAAAGCTCTTGGAGTTAGTGCAATTTCAGTTTTATACCATTTTTTTCTTTGAACTAATCTTTTTACCCGTAAGATTATTTCTGATAAGTTAAAGGGTTTTGTTACATAATCATCAGCTCCTAGTTCAAACGCTTTTATTCTGTCATTTTCAAGGCTTTTTGCGCTTAAAACTAATATAGGAATTCTTTCAGCAAGTATTCTTGTTTTTTTTAAAATTTCATAACCATCTAATTGAGGTAACATTAAATCCAAAATAATAGTGGAGATTTTTTCAAAATTTATTTTTATAAACTCTAATGCTTCATATCCATTAGAAAGTAAAATAACTTCAAAACCTTCTGCTTCAAAATTATATAATAATCCTTCACCAATTGCTTCTTCATCCTCAACTATGAGAAGAAAGTCTTTGGAGTTCGACATAAAATGTACATCCTTTGTTTAAACCATCACTGACTGCAAATATTTTTCCGTGATGTTCTTTTACGATTGATAAACAAACAAAAAGTCCAAGACCTGATCCTTGAATTTTTACTTTCAAATTTCGTTCAATTCTATAAAATTTCTTGAATATTTTTTTTAAATGATTTTTCTCAATACCAACACCGTTGTCTTTTATAAATACTTGAATAAAATCTTTTTTCAAAAGAACCCCTGCTTGAATCATACCACCTTTTTCTGTGTATTTAACTGCATTATCAAGGAGATTATCAAATAGCATAGTTAAATGATAGGGATTTCCCCAAATAAAAAAAGCATTTTCCATATCAGCAGATAAATTTTGAAATTCAAAAGTACGTAATTCACTAAACCTATCTTTAACTCTATTGAAACAAGTGTTAAGTAATTCACTTAAATTAACCTTACTATGTATTAATGCGCTTTTATCCGACTCTAAGCGGGCGGAGATTAATACGGTATCAATCAATTTTTGTAACCTTTCAGTTTCTTTTAGGGTTCTTGTTAGAAATTTTTTTCTTTCATCCTCTGTCACGTTGCGCAGTAGCATTGTTTCAGCATAAAGCCTTATACTGGCGAGAGGGGTTTTTAATTCGTGGGTGACATTGCTTAAAATGGCATCTTGCATTTTTGTAATTCTTGAAAGTCGCCTTTGACTGACAAAAATCATGTATAATGCAATAAGGATAAAACCCATTAATATGCAACCTTGAGATAAAATAACCCACTGACCCGAATTCGTAGCTGCAACAGGAAATTTTTCTATGAAGGTATTTATTTCTTGGCTTCTTAAGATGTACCATCTGATCCAGACAAACATAAGTAAGCCCCAACAAATTTGGGCGCCGATGAGGATTGAGATGGGATGTAAAAGCCATTTTAGTTTTTTCAACATATTTTACCCTTTAGCAATTGCAATAGCAGGTTGCCTAAGCAGTATACCTGAAATATACGGTTTAGAAAGCTCGAATTCAGAAGTAATAGGTAAAAAATATATTACCTTTTATCAAGATTTTTTGCGAAATAAAAAACAAGAGGAAATTAAACATTTAGATGAAATAAAAAAACAAATTGGCAAGGAAAAAAATGGGCAAGAAAAAATATTTCTTTTTTTGGGGCTACTCAATAATGCAGGAGATATTTTACAAGATGATTATGTTGAATTTGCTAGAAAAAGTATTCAACAATCTAAAATAAAAATGACTGATATACAAAATCATCTTTATCGTATCTATTATGCAAATTATTTATATTTGAAGAAAGATTATGCAGGAGCAATTTTATTATTAAAACCAATAGCAAAACAAAATAAACTGGTTGTTTTTCAAATGATAGCCCCATTATATTTAGATGCATTATTAGATGCAGGACTTAAAGCAGAGGCAATTGATTATTATAAATCTTATGGAAATATTATTGAGCAATATACAAATTGGGAAAAAATGAATGAAGTGTTAGTTAAGTTATCGCAAGCTTCATTGTTTTTTAGTCAATTTAACCAAGCGCTCGCTTTTTTAAAAAAACCACTTCTTTTCTATCCGTTAGAAAAATCTGGTAGAGATGCTATGGATATTGTTTCAAAAATTGAATGTTCAGGAGGAAGTTTAGGAAGTCTTTATTTTCGTGAAGAAAATCTTCAATATCTTTCAAAAGAAGTGTATAAACGTATAGGGAAACAACCTGATTCTCGGAACTATATTTTAGCATTAGTAGGAATAAATCCCTTCAATCCAGTGCCATCAAGACCTTTTGAGCAACTTTCTAGTCAAGAAAAAGATAAAATATTAGGAAATACTGAATTGTTACTTTCCGCAAGGGAATATAGTTTAGCTGATCATGTCTTAAATTATCTTTCTGAAAATGGGAATTATTCAGATTTAAATATCAAAGATCGTATTTTAGATATGCGAGGAAGAGTATTTAATGCTTTAAATCAACCAATTAAAGCATCTCAAGTTTACTTTAAATTATTCACAGAAATTCCAAATTCGAAGTTTGCTGAGATTGCTAAAATGAAGTACGCAGTATCTCTTCATTACGCAAGAAATCATATTGAGGCAGCTGAATTTGCTAAGAAAAATTATATATTCTCAACTATTGAAGAACAAAATTGGTTTATTTTATGGGAATATATCTTAGCAAAAAAATATGATGAAGCTGAAAGTGTTGCAATAAATTTTTTAAATCAAAGTAAAAAAGAATCTGTAAATATTAAATTCCAGTATTGGCTTTCAGTAATTCAGTATGAAAAAGGTATGAGAGAAGAAGCAAAAAAAACATATCAATCTATTGCAAAGAGAACAACAGAATATCCTTATTCCATATTTTCAAGATGGAAATTAAATAATTACAATTATAAAAACCAAAATATCAGTGAAAATTTAGGAATTAAAGATTATTACTCAAGAAAATCAAATCCATTTTTGAAAAGAAAAATAAAAGACAAAAACTTAGAAGAAATTAGAAAACTTATATTAAGTGATTTAGAAGATGTAGCAATTATATATATTAAAAAAATTAACACAAAAAAGATGAAGAAAAATCAGGTAGTGCTATTAGCAAATTTAGCTTATGCTGCAAAAGACTTTAAAATGTCTTCGGATTTAGCAAGAAATAATTTTGTCAATACTTTAGAAGAATATGGAGTTGACGAATTATGGACTGAAAAAACTAACTTCTGGAAGTTAAATTACCCTTTAGCATATTGGAAAGATATCCAAAATGCAGCAAAATTAGCTGATATTGATCCGTTATGGTTACTTTCAATTATGCGTGCCGAATCTCTTTACTATCCAACTGCTGAGAGTTCAGTTGGAGCAATAGGATTAATGCAAATCATGCCTTATACCGGCATGAACATTTCTAAACATATTGGTAAAGAAAATTTTAATATAAGCTTGTTAAAGGAACCTTCACAATCAATTGCTTATGCTGCATGGTATTTACGAATGTTATTAAAAATCTATAAAGGTAATTATTTATTGGCTACTGCAGCATATAATGGAGGTCCTGAAGCAGTAAATCGATGGATAGGACAAAACAATTCTTTAACAATTGATGAATTTTATGAAAATATTCCATTTCAAGAAACAAAAAAATACGTGGCAAAAGTGTTGGGATATCTTGACATTTATTATAGAGTGCAACTAGGAAATAGTGATGGTTATAATTTGGATTTTGGGGATTCTCTCCCAGATCCTTTTACAAAACTAAATATTTTTTAGCCGCTTTATAAAGGGGTTCCCTTGTGACTTTGCAGCAAATGCAAAATAATGATTTTATTTTGCAAGTAGATAATATTGTAAAAACTTATCCAAATGGAACAAAAGCATTAAAAGGAATATCTTTTCAGGTACCAAAAGGAGCTT
This is a stretch of genomic DNA from Pigmentibacter ruber. It encodes these proteins:
- the metH gene encoding methionine synthase; protein product: MKKKISDLIKEKVLVLDGAMGTQIFNFNPTIEDYGGLEYDGCVELLNERRTKWIQEIHHNYFINGSDAVETNTFGCNEIVLSEFNLSHRTEELNIIAAKLAREVATSFHDNKYVIGSVGPGTKLISLLQIDYQTLFQSYKKQMLGLIKGGVDAILIETSQDINQVKVAIRAAKSAMKELNKKIPIWSQVTIETSGTMLVGSDIQTALTSIETLEIDVLGMNCATGPDEMRQHIAYLAEASPFALSVLPNAGLPQNVGGKTVYPLGPKDFANKVNLMAKDFSLNIIGGCCGTTPEHIKELANLASSLNPGFRKGKYEKSVSSLYNSVPLNLEPKPLYVGERTNANGSKKFKELLAINDYDGLVQIAKSQLKEGAHILDVCVAYVSRNETEDMENLLKKIVTQVNIPIMIDSTELPVIEKALQIAPGKCIINSINFEDGEEKAREILKYCKEYGAAVVALTIDEEGMAKTTEKKLAIAKRIYNLVVDEFHIHPGDLIFDPLTFTLGSGDEEFRKSAIATLDGIKLIKESLPGVKTILGLSNVSFGLTPYTRQILNSLMLYHAVKNGLDLAILNASKIIPVAKIEPDVRNIFEDLLFDRRKENYDPLKVILQKFSDLKKDSSSENIKRNTLSIEEKLKLDIIDGEKQLIVEDCKEALKSYPPLTIINEILLSGMKIVGERFGAGEMQLPFVLESAEAMKAAVSVIEPYMEKKTGYSKGKMIIATVKGDVHDIGKNLVDVILSNNGFEILNLGIKQPIESILEKYKNSGANAIGMSGLLVKSTAIMKENLEYMSMHGYTIPVILGGAALTREFVEKDCQAVYKGQVFYAFDAFESLKIMEKLSEISGELTLEQANAIRKYARAQDNSTPSEPQEQKIKIIRKGSPSIQLDENGQSPWIRKNEKIPNPPFWGTKVIEESIKNLFNFIDEFALIRSRWGFTQGTKSDLDFNQLLQEKAYPLFHKWKTKVIVEKVFQPKAIYGYFPVCSYQNKLFVYEPNDKNKFNPSDKNKIIAEFEFPRQSSGKLLCISDLFRNIRSGEFDTLGIQIVTLGEEFSNQTKKLYDSGNVTDYYYMHGIGTELTEAFAELLHKRIRTELGIVSKDATNMRQLFSQGYQGSRYSFGYPACPSMEGNATLLNLLDSSRIGVFISEAFQMHPELTTSALVSWHPQARYFST
- a CDS encoding 2Fe-2S iron-sulfur cluster-binding protein — translated: MTKPIIYFVLEDMEVEAPIGTTFQEIVDSCGADVTFGCRTGTCGTCRIKIEEGIENISTMEREEKDFLESISANKDERLGCQIKINGNCSINYIGL
- a CDS encoding bifunctional homocysteine S-methyltransferase/methylenetetrahydrofolate reductase; the protein is MPNSFSANSKQKCLRSFRSCLKKGECILLGGSTGTLLYEKGIFINKSFEEVNLSQPELVFQIHSEFINAGAQIISTNTWGANYYKLKSFGLEKKAEEINFKGAEIARKAASTNCWVAGSIGPLGVRIEPWGPTSLDEAKNTFKEQANALINGAVDLFILEGFPDLSEIHQAILAIKELGDYPIIAMMSVNEDGNSLFGTEPAWFTQKLDEWGADVVGIDGGNGPAPMLEILKKLKQSTQKPIILYPNAGQPRMVDGRLIYMASPEYMGEFARQALLRGARLLGGSSGTSPAHTKIMSGAIRQAKAFDLTEQIKNVETKEENKIHVHITNVPRVLQSNWAQKIIDGKFVTSVELLPPKGLEIEKILERAKICKENKIDAINIPDGPRASARMSSLATACIIEREIGIETVLHYACRDRNLLGIQSDLLGAAGLGIKNILCITGDPPKMGPYPNATAVFDIDAIGLVNMVTRLNSGLDLGGSSIGRPTCMSVGVGANPVASDLEKEKSRFKYKVEAGAEWAITQPVFDSVSLFKFLEFSSKFKIPIIAGIWPLKSLRNAEFMANEVPGVYVPNAILDRMRRCKTSEEQMDEGIAIAKELIDEIKSSVQGLQISAPLGNVEFALRLL
- a CDS encoding response regulator transcription factor, producing the protein MSNSKDFLLIVEDEEAIGEGLLYNFEAEGFEVILLSNGYEALEFIKINFEKISTIILDLMLPQLDGYEILKKTRILAERIPILVLSAKSLENDRIKAFELGADDYVTKPFNLSEIILRVKRLVQRKKWYKTEIALTPRAFGNTIFDMERLTITRNDGIVHRISPTEGLLVQVFLENANKILTRNDLLHKVWQYDAIIETRTVDVFVGKLRKYIEKNPAKPEFIHSVRGVGYTYIPLKEV
- a CDS encoding sensor histidine kinase, which produces MLKKLKWLLHPISILIGAQICWGLLMFVWIRWYILRSQEINTFIEKFPVAATNSGQWVILSQGCILMGFILIALYMIFVSQRRLSRITKMQDAILSNVTHELKTPLASIRLYAETMLLRNVTEDERKKFLTRTLKETERLQKLIDTVLISARLESDKSALIHSKVNLSELLNTCFNRVKDRFSELRTFEFQNLSADMENAFFIWGNPYHLTMLFDNLLDNAVKYTEKGGMIQAGVLLKKDFIQVFIKDNGVGIEKNHLKKIFKKFYRIERNLKVKIQGSGLGLFVCLSIVKEHHGKIFAVSDGLNKGCTFYVELQRLSSHS
- a CDS encoding lytic transglycosylase domain-containing protein, encoding MGCKSHFSFFNIFYPLAIAIAGCLSSIPEIYGLESSNSEVIGKKYITFYQDFLRNKKQEEIKHLDEIKKQIGKEKNGQEKIFLFLGLLNNAGDILQDDYVEFARKSIQQSKIKMTDIQNHLYRIYYANYLYLKKDYAGAILLLKPIAKQNKLVVFQMIAPLYLDALLDAGLKAEAIDYYKSYGNIIEQYTNWEKMNEVLVKLSQASLFFSQFNQALAFLKKPLLFYPLEKSGRDAMDIVSKIECSGGSLGSLYFREENLQYLSKEVYKRIGKQPDSRNYILALVGINPFNPVPSRPFEQLSSQEKDKILGNTELLLSAREYSLADHVLNYLSENGNYSDLNIKDRILDMRGRVFNALNQPIKASQVYFKLFTEIPNSKFAEIAKMKYAVSLHYARNHIEAAEFAKKNYIFSTIEEQNWFILWEYILAKKYDEAESVAINFLNQSKKESVNIKFQYWLSVIQYEKGMREEAKKTYQSIAKRTTEYPYSIFSRWKLNNYNYKNQNISENLGIKDYYSRKSNPFLKRKIKDKNLEEIRKLILSDLEDVAIIYIKKINTKKMKKNQVVLLANLAYAAKDFKMSSDLARNNFVNTLEEYGVDELWTEKTNFWKLNYPLAYWKDIQNAAKLADIDPLWLLSIMRAESLYYPTAESSVGAIGLMQIMPYTGMNISKHIGKENFNISLLKEPSQSIAYAAWYLRMLLKIYKGNYLLATAAYNGGPEAVNRWIGQNNSLTIDEFYENIPFQETKKYVAKVLGYLDIYYRVQLGNSDGYNLDFGDSLPDPFTKLNIF